The sequence CGGTCGACCACCGGCATCCGCTCCAGCGTCCACCCCTCGGCGTAGCTGGCGATCACCTCGTCGATCCGGTCGAGGTGGGCGGCGACCCCCTCGACCAGGCCGACCGCGTAACCCAGGTGCTCCGGCCGGGGCTTCTCGATCCGCTCGACGTAGCCGGCGAGCACCTCGACCGGGGGACGGTCACGCAGGTCGGCCTCGTAGAGCACGTCCAGCGCCCGCTTGCGCGCCTTGCGGCGCGACGGCATCTGCTGCTTGGGACCCTCGGCCATCAGGCTCGGCCGAGGTAACGGCCGTCGCGGGTGTCGACCTTGATCTTCTCGCCGGTGGTGATGAAGAGCGGGACCGGCACGGTCGCGCCGGTCTCGACGGTGGCCGGCTTGTTGCCGCCGGTCGACCGGTCGCCCTGCAGGCCCGGCTCGGTGTAGGTGACCTCGAGCACGACCGAGGTCGGCAGCTCGATGTAGAGCGGGACACCCTCGTGGGTGGCGACGGTCGCCTCGGCCTCGGGGAGGAGGTAGTTGGCCGCCTCGCCGACGGTGCCGCCGGGGACGGTGATCTGGTCGAACGTCTCCAGATCCATGAAGACGTAGTCCTCGCCGTCGGCGTACAGGTACTGCATGGTGCGCTTGTCGACGGTCGCGGTCTCGACCTTGGTGCCCGCGTTGAAGGTCTTGTCGACGACCTTGCCGGACAGCACGTTCTTCAGCGTCGTGCGGACGAACGCCCCACCCTTACCGGGCTTGACGTGCTGGAACTCGACGACGGCCCAGAGCTCCCCGTCGAGGTTGAGTACCAGGCCGTTCTTGAGGTCGTTGGTGGATGCCATTTCCTGCCTTGATCATCAATTGGCGGACAGACCTGGCAAGTCTACTAGTTGTGTCCAACCGGCGACTCCGCCTCCGGCCGGCCCCTTCTCGGCCCGACCGACGCCGCCCTCCCGGTCACCGTGCGTCGCCGGCAGGGCCACCCCCGGAGACCCCCACCCCCTCCTTTGCTCTGCTGCCCCGGACGCAACAGTCACCGAACGTGTCCACGCCCGGAGGCCGGGTCGACCCCGCGACGATCCATCTGAGCAGCTCACGCCCGGTGTTGCCGGGAAGGCAGCAGAACAAAGGCGCCAGGGAAGGGCGGCGGCGGCGAGCCGCACATCACCGAGCGTGGATTGGCTCGCCGACCACTCACGGTAACCGTCGACGGCCGGGCACGCCGTGCGCGGCGTGCCCGGCCGTCGACGGCGATCGTGCCGCCGGTCACGCTGCGACCCGGCAACGTGACGGTGGCGGGGTGCGGCGCCGGTTGCCGGGGACGGCCGGGCGGGCGCCCTGCGGCGGGGACCGCTCAGCCGGTCGCGCCGAGGCGGGTGGCCAGGTGGCGCAGGGCGAGCCGGTAGCCGTCGACGCCCAGGCCGCAGATCACCCCGGTCGCCACGGCGGAGACCACGGAGTGGTGCCGGAACTCCTCCCGGGCGTGGATGTTGGAGATGTGCACCTCCACCAGCGGCCCGCGCAGCATCGCGCAGGCGTCCCGGACCGCGATCGAGTAGTGCGACCAGGCGGCCGGGTTGAGCACCACCGCCGCGTGCTCGTCGGCCGCCTCGTGCAGCCAGCCCAGCAGCTCATGCTCGGCGTCCGTCTGCCGGACGACCACGTCCAGCCCCAACTCGCGGCCGGTGTCGACACAGAGCGTCACCAGGTCGGCGTAGCTGGTCACGCCGTACACGTCGACCTGCCGGGTGCCGAGCCGGCCCAGGTTCGGGCCGTTCAGCACGTACACCCGCGCGGTGCCACCCTCGTTCGCCCCACTCACCCGCTGATCTCCCGGTAGGCGGCGTGCAGCAGCTCGTCGTCCGGCCCCTCCAGGATCGCCGGCCGGGCCAGGCCGTCGAGCACCACGAAGCGCAGGGTACTGCCCCGGGCCTTCTTGTCGACCCGCATCGCGGCCAGCAGGTCGGGCCAGGCGTCGGCCGGGTAGCTGGTGGGCAGGCCGAGCGCGGCCATGACCGTGCGGTGCCGTTCGGCGGTGGCGGCGTCGAGCCGGCCGGCCAGCCGGGCCAGGGCGCCGGCGAAGACGGTGCCCACCGCGACGGCGTGCCCGTGCCGCCAGCGGTAGCCCTCCACCTTCTCGATCGCGTGCGCCAGGGTGTGGCCGTAGTTCAGCACCTCGCGCACCCCGGACTCGCGCAGGTCACCGGAGACCACGTCGGCCTTCACCCGGATCGCCCGCTCGATCAGCTCGCGGGCCACCGGGCCGGTCGGGTCGACGGCGGCGGCCGGGTCCCGCTCGACCAGGTCGAGGATCACCGGGTCGGCGATGAAGCCGCACTTGACCACCTCGGCCATCCCGGCGGCCAGGTCGGCCGGGGGCAGGCTGTCCAGCGTCGCCAGGTCGCAGAGCACGCCGGCCGGTGGGTGGAACGCGCCGACCAGGTTCTTGCCGGCGGCGGTGTTCACGCCGGTCTTGCCACCGACCGCCGCGTCGACCATGCCGAGCAGCGAGGTCGCCACCGGCACCCAGCGCACTCCGCGCAGCCAGCAGGCGGCCACGAAGCCGGCCAGGTCGGTCACCGCGCCCCCGCCCACCCCGACGACCGCGTCGGTCCGGGTGAACCCGGCCGCGCCGAGCCGCTCCCAGCAGTCGGCGGCCACCTCGATCCGCTTGCCCGCCTCGGCGTCGGGCACCTCGATCGGCAGCGGGGTCACGCCGACCGCGCGCAGCCGCTCGGCCAGC comes from Micromonospora purpureochromogenes and encodes:
- the aroQ gene encoding type II 3-dehydroquinate dehydratase; this encodes MSGANEGGTARVYVLNGPNLGRLGTRQVDVYGVTSYADLVTLCVDTGRELGLDVVVRQTDAEHELLGWLHEAADEHAAVVLNPAAWSHYSIAVRDACAMLRGPLVEVHISNIHAREEFRHHSVVSAVATGVICGLGVDGYRLALRHLATRLGATG
- the efp gene encoding elongation factor P, whose translation is MASTNDLKNGLVLNLDGELWAVVEFQHVKPGKGGAFVRTTLKNVLSGKVVDKTFNAGTKVETATVDKRTMQYLYADGEDYVFMDLETFDQITVPGGTVGEAANYLLPEAEATVATHEGVPLYIELPTSVVLEVTYTEPGLQGDRSTGGNKPATVETGATVPVPLFITTGEKIKVDTRDGRYLGRA
- the aroB gene encoding 3-dehydroquinate synthase produces the protein MDEVTRIPVGGERPYDVLVGRDLLDPPPRLLPGAERVALLFAPPLKDLADTLAERLRAVGVTPLPIEVPDAEAGKRIEVAADCWERLGAAGFTRTDAVVGVGGGAVTDLAGFVAACWLRGVRWVPVATSLLGMVDAAVGGKTGVNTAAGKNLVGAFHPPAGVLCDLATLDSLPPADLAAGMAEVVKCGFIADPVILDLVERDPAAAVDPTGPVARELIERAIRVKADVVSGDLRESGVREVLNYGHTLAHAIEKVEGYRWRHGHAVAVGTVFAGALARLAGRLDAATAERHRTVMAALGLPTSYPADAWPDLLAAMRVDKKARGSTLRFVVLDGLARPAILEGPDDELLHAAYREISG
- the nusB gene encoding transcription antitermination factor NusB, translating into MPSRRKARKRALDVLYEADLRDRPPVEVLAGYVERIEKPRPEHLGYAVGLVEGVAAHLDRIDEVIASYAEGWTLERMPVVDRNLARIAVYELLYVDEIDDAVAISEAVELARQMSTDDSPRFLNGILGRIAEYATR